The genomic region ACAGGTAATGGAAGAAGCAGGAGTGGATATGAGCGACCATCATCCAAAACTATTAAGTGATATTCCTGCAGAATTAGATATCTTAATAACGATGGGATGTAATGTAGTATGCCCTTATGTACCGTGCAGGCACAGAGAAGATTGGGGACTTAGTGACCCGTCAGGCGGACCAATAGAAGATTACAGAAGAACAAGAGATATAATTAAGGAAAAAGTCGAGGATTTAGTACAGAGAGTAAAGAACAATCAGATTTGATAAGCGTAATGTAATTAGTAAAATAAGAAAAGCGCAGTGAAGTTGAAAAGT from Treponema sp. J25 harbors:
- a CDS encoding arsenate reductase ArsC; its protein translation is MKKRVAFVCVHNSCRSQMAEGWAKKLGSDVLEAYSAGTENYPEVKPLAVQVMEEAGVDMSDHHPKLLSDIPAELDILITMGCNVVCPYVPCRHREDWGLSDPSGGPIEDYRRTRDIIKEKVEDLVQRVKNNQI